CTCGTCGAGCTCGAGCAGGTTGCGGGCGTTGTTGATCGTCGCTTCGATCTTCCTGCGGTTGCGGACGATGCCCGCGTCCTGCAGCAGCCGCTCGGTGTCGGCGTCGCCGAAGCCGGCCACGACCTCGGGGGCGAAACCGGCGAAGGCCTCGCGGAACCGGTCGCGCTTGCGCAGGATGACGGCCCAGGACAGCCCCGACTGGAACGCCTCGAGCGACATGCGCTCGAAGAGCTCGCGGTCGCCGCGGAGCACCCGGCCCCACTCGGTGTCGTGGTACGCGGTCATGGC
Above is a genomic segment from Aeromicrobium chenweiae containing:
- a CDS encoding DNA-3-methyladenine glycosylase I, with amino-acid sequence MPEPTDVVRCPWGDDPAMTAYHDTEWGRVLRGDRELFERMSLEAFQSGLSWAVILRKRDRFREAFAGFAPEVVAGFGDADTERLLQDAGIVRNRRKIEATINNARNLLELDESFSELLWSFAPPPRPAPTSLAEVPATTPESVAMATTLKKKGFRFVGPTTAYALMQATGMVNDHLADCFVRGESGIV